TCGGTGCTGCCACTCAACTCACGGCCGAAGTTGGCCAGCTGTACCGCCTTGTCTTGCAGGGTGCCGTAGGAAAAAAGGTAGACCGAGGCTTCTGTTGCCGAACTCATTCGTCACGTCCTTAAACACGATGATCCGCTTCAGCGGTTGATTTTCAGACCTTGCCGCTCGGCATGGCGCTCCAGCGCCAGCTCGATCAGGCGGCTCACCAGCTCGCTGTAACGCATGCCGGCGGCCTGCCATAGCTTGGGGTACATGCTGATGCGGGTGAACCCGGGCAGCGAGTTGATTTCGTTGATCAGCACTTCACCGTCGTCGGTGAGAAACACATCGACCCGGGCCAGCCCGGAGCAGCCCAAGACCTGGAACGCCTCGATGGCCAGGGCGCGGATGCGTTCGCTGTGCTCGACGCTGATGTCCGCCGGCACCAGCACCTGGGCCGCGTCTGCGTCGATGTACTTGCTGTCGTAGGAATAGAAACCGTTGCCGACCACGATCTCGCCGCAGCCACTGGCGATCGGCTGGTCATTGCCCAGCACCGCGCATTCGATTTCCCGCCCGCGCACCGCGGATTCCACCAGCACCTTGTGATCAAACCCCAGGGCCAGCTCCACCGCGGCGTCGTAATCGGCCTCGTTATCGACCTTGCTCACCCCCACCGAGGAGCCCTGGTTCGCCGGCTTGACGAACAGCGGCAGGCCGAGCGCCTCCCGGGCCTGGGCAAAACCGTAGCGGCTGCGGCTGGCCCGGGTCAGGGTGATGAACGGGGTCACGGCCAGCCCGGCGTCGCGCAGCAGGCGCTTGCTGATGTCCTTGTCCATGCACACCGCCGAACCCAGCACATCGGAGCCGACAAAAGGCAGGTCGGCCATGCGCAGCAGGCCCTGCAGGCAACCGTCTTCACCCAGGGTGCCGTGGACGATCGGGAAGATCACATCCACATGCCCCAACAGCTCCTGGCTGCTGGTTTCCACCAATTGCTGGCTGGCCTTGCCCGGCACCACCGCCAGCTCGCGGTTGGACTGGTTGAGGGCGATCAGCGCCGGGTTTTCCTGGTTGATCAAAAAGTTCGAGGTGTCGTTGAGGTGCCAGTGCCCCTGCTTGTCGATGCCGATCAGCACCGGCTCGAAGCGCGTGCGATCCAGGGCATCGACGATATTGCGCGCCGACTGCAGCGACACTTCGTGTTCGGCCGAACGGCCACCAAAAATAATTCCGACCCGCAACTTGCTCATGAATGGTTTCCGTTAAAAAAATGTTCGCTGACGGTTCTCTTGGTTTCAGCTGGGGCTGTAGCGCAAATGGATCAACGCCACCCGCTCCTGCTCCTTGTTCTTGCGCTCTTCGATGGCGAACGGCACAAAACCCAGCTTCGGATAGAACAGCAAGCCCGCCACATTGCTGTTGAAGCAGGACAGCGTCACCTCGCTGGCCTGGTGCTTGCTGCGAGCGATATGGATCATCTGCCCGATCAGTTGCGCTCCCAGGCCCGCGCCGCGCACCTCTGGGTCGACGATGACATTGCCGATGGTGCAGGTGCCGCCACTGGCCCAGCGATAGAAGTTGGCAAAGCCCACCACCTGCCCATCCAACTCGATCACCGTCGAGTCGCTGCGCTGGGCGATGGAGTCGCGCAGTTGCTCGTGGGTCAGCGGCCAGGTGGCGGCAGGAAAGAAGAAATACAACTCCTGGGGATTGCCCACGAAACTGCAGATCCGCGCAATGTCCGCCTCTGCTACCGGGCGAAAAACAACAGCCATGTTCAGTCTCCTGATACGGGGACGGGTCGTCCTTGTTGGGGGGCGTATCCTGGCCAGCGCAAGGCGCCGGCCGCTCAACGGTTGGCCAGCAGATGCCCGCCAAACAGCACATAACAACCACCAGCCAGACGGTCCAGCCAGCGACGGGCCCGGGCGTAGAACCCGGCCACCCGGCTGCTGGCGAAAAACAGCGCCACGCAGCAGTACCAGGACAGCGACAGGCCGGCCATGGTCAGCACCGCCAGTCCCAGCAGCAGAGGTGGCGGGGAGGCCGGCATCGACGTGGCAAAGATGGTGGCCACGAACAGCGCCGACTTGGGGTTGGTCATGTTGCCGAGAAAGCCCAGCCGGTAGGCCGAGAACAGGCTGCGCTCAGCATGGACCGCGCCATTGGCGGTTGGATTATCCAGGGCCGGTTTGCGCTTGAACTGCTTGAGTCCCAGGTAGATCAGGTAACAGCCACCGGCGACCTTGAACAACACGAACAGCGCCGGCGCCGCGCTGAACAGCGACTTGATGCCCAAGCCTCCCGCCAGCCCCCAGAGCACGGTGCCGCTGGCCACCCCCAGGGAGGCAAACAGGCCATGGCGCCGCGAGCAGCTCGCCGCCAGTTGTGCTGTGGTGAAAAAGTTCGGTCCTGGGGTGATCACCGCCACGCTCCAGAGCAGGGCCAGCGACAACAGCGGGGCGAGGTAAACCAGGTATGAGACGTGCATGAGCGCAGGTGGCCATGAAGGGGATCCGGGTGAACGACGCTACTCCACTCGCGCCTGCCCAGGCAACCACCGATTGGCCTCGCAATCCTGCTCAAGCCGTCGGCCGCCGCGCTGCGCCTGATCCATCCTGCAAGGCCCCCCCTTCTTCCGGTAGAACTGCCACGGCGTGAGCCGAGGGGCAAGACAGCCAGCGCGCCCCTGAGTTAACGTACCGCCCTCGGCTTCATCCATCAGGACCGTTCCATGGCCAAACCCACCGCTGTCACCGATTGGGTTCACCGTGCGCCACCCGCCCGGGGCCTGGAGCGCATCGAGGCGTATTTCGCCGGCCATGGCTATGACATGCACCGCCACGACACCTACGCCATCGGCCGGACCCTGCGCGGGGTGCAGAGCTTCCAGTACCGCGGTGGCTGGCGCCACAGCCTGCCCGGCGCGACCATGGTCCTGCACCCCGATGAGGCCCACGACGGCGAAGCCGGCACCCACGACGGCTTCCACTACCGCATGCTGTATGTCGAACCCGCGCTGATCCAGCAGATCCTCGGTGGCCGGCCCCTGCCGTTCATTGCCGGTGGCCTGTCCAACGATCCGCGGCTGTCCGCCGCCACCGACGCCTTGCTGCGCGGACTCGACACCCCCCTGGATCCGCTGGAGCAGGAAGACGCCCTGTTCGACCTGGCCCACGCCCTGAACAGCGTGTCCGGCGTCGCCCGCCCCCGCCAGCGCCTGGACTATGTCGCCGCGGAACGGGCCCGGGAGTACATCCACAGTGCCCTGGC
This genomic stretch from Pseudomonas sp. Os17 harbors:
- a CDS encoding GNAT family N-acetyltransferase, encoding MAVVFRPVAEADIARICSFVGNPQELYFFFPAATWPLTHEQLRDSIAQRSDSTVIELDGQVVGFANFYRWASGGTCTIGNVIVDPEVRGAGLGAQLIGQMIHIARSKHQASEVTLSCFNSNVAGLLFYPKLGFVPFAIEERKNKEQERVALIHLRYSPS
- a CDS encoding LysE family translocator, whose amino-acid sequence is MHVSYLVYLAPLLSLALLWSVAVITPGPNFFTTAQLAASCSRRHGLFASLGVASGTVLWGLAGGLGIKSLFSAAPALFVLFKVAGGCYLIYLGLKQFKRKPALDNPTANGAVHAERSLFSAYRLGFLGNMTNPKSALFVATIFATSMPASPPPLLLGLAVLTMAGLSLSWYCCVALFFASSRVAGFYARARRWLDRLAGGCYVLFGGHLLANR
- the ddlA gene encoding D-alanine--D-alanine ligase — encoded protein: MSKLRVGIIFGGRSAEHEVSLQSARNIVDALDRTRFEPVLIGIDKQGHWHLNDTSNFLINQENPALIALNQSNRELAVVPGKASQQLVETSSQELLGHVDVIFPIVHGTLGEDGCLQGLLRMADLPFVGSDVLGSAVCMDKDISKRLLRDAGLAVTPFITLTRASRSRYGFAQAREALGLPLFVKPANQGSSVGVSKVDNEADYDAAVELALGFDHKVLVESAVRGREIECAVLGNDQPIASGCGEIVVGNGFYSYDSKYIDADAAQVLVPADISVEHSERIRALAIEAFQVLGCSGLARVDVFLTDDGEVLINEINSLPGFTRISMYPKLWQAAGMRYSELVSRLIELALERHAERQGLKINR
- a CDS encoding AraC family transcriptional regulator, which gives rise to MAKPTAVTDWVHRAPPARGLERIEAYFAGHGYDMHRHDTYAIGRTLRGVQSFQYRGGWRHSLPGATMVLHPDEAHDGEAGTHDGFHYRMLYVEPALIQQILGGRPLPFIAGGLSNDPRLSAATDALLRGLDTPLDPLEQEDALFDLAHALNSVSGVARPRQRLDYVAAERAREYIHSALARTLTLDELEAHSGRDRWSLSRDFRLLFGTSPYRYLSMRRLDLVRALLVQGQSLTQAALIAGFSDQSHMTRQFRQAYGLPPARWLKMLGR